A window of Fragaria vesca subsp. vesca linkage group LG7, FraVesHawaii_1.0, whole genome shotgun sequence contains these coding sequences:
- the LOC101305694 gene encoding uncharacterized protein LOC101305694 has product METSQMKRKRDAREAAAGRREEDVDNRSLYICAAEEYGDWFSRYRVQAIKLSDLFSFPDTINPITIYPAGSKSKDNSSVLREVALLDGGDDVPYAMGFCVCGSQITLAGGWFLSPDPKICFAPKPSYVLDTTASEPRFVISSKIPGLERVRMPLPWLREIEGNLYALSAENFAAFHLKTKKWYRLKSLPFPCEHFSFSVFGSMIFATHTESCITYCYNLKWSKFEWTEIGDLFRFEGARNYHDNTLVLDTEDDSEKLMFIFGYSKILVHRILLHGGGRVPSEFELVASIDLPEFPCLSECDDDLSSYSSAHLGDRKVCFSLLYWNAAQVRCLLVLPLEFAYSKSGADFSSTSDQSYLRCTCFRESFAAKALGYHLFKYDYTEDESYFRTSHLGGCFVL; this is encoded by the coding sequence ATGGAGACCAGTCAGATGAAGAGGAAGAGGGATGCAAGGGAAGCGGCGGCTGGAAGAAGGGAAGAGGATGTCGACAACAGATCCCTGTATATCTGTGCTGCCGAGGAATACGGTGACTGGTTTTCTCGATACCGTGTTCAGGCAATCAAATTGAGCGACTTGTTCTCCTTTCCCGATACCATTAACCCCATCACCATATATCCTGCCGGATCTAAATCCAAGGACAACAGCAGCGTGCTACGAGAAGTTGCTCTTCTAGACGGGGGAGATGACGTCCCCTACGCTATGGGGTTTTGTGTCTGTGGCTCTCAAATTACTCTTGCCGGCGGCTGGTTTCTGAGTCCCGATCCCAAGATTTGCTTTGCTCCTAAACCATCATATGTTTTGGATACTACTGCTTCAGAGCCCAGGTTCGTCATCAGCTCTAAGATTCCGGGCTTGGAACGAGTCCGGATGCCTCTTCCTTGGCTGCGGGAGATCGAGGGAAACCTATATGCTCTCTCAGCAGAAAATTTTGCGGCATTTCACCTCAAAACCAAGAAATGGTATCGTCTCAAGTCTCTTCCATTTCCGTGTGAACATTTCTCATTTTCAGTTTTCGGCAGCATGATCTTTGCCACGCACACGGAATCGTGCATTACATACTGCTATAACTTAAAATGGTCTAAATTTGAATGGACTGAAATTGGAGATTTGTTCCGATTTGAGGGAGCTCGCAACTACCACGACAACACTTTAGTTTTAGACACGGAGGATGACTCTGAGAAGCTGATGTTTATTTTTGGTTATTCTAAAATACTAGTTCACCGCATCCTGCTGCACGGCGGCGGAAGAGTACCTTCTGAGTTTGAACTTGTAGCTTCCATAGATTTGCCCGAGTTCCCTTGTTTGTCTGAGTGTGATGATGATCTATCGTCATACTCTTCTGCCCATCTTGGAGATCGAAAAGTTTGCTTCTCATTATTGTATTGGAATGCGGCTCAAGTCCGATGTCTTCTTGTCTTGCCTCTCGAATTTGCCTATTCAAAGTCTGGTGCCGATTTCAGCAGTACTAGTGATCAAAGTTATCTGAGATGTACCTGTTTTCGTGAATCATTCGCTGCAAAAGCCCTGGGTTATCACCTGTTCAAATACGACTACACTGAGGATGAATCTTATTTCAGAACTTCCCATTTGGGTGGTTGCTTTGTGCTGTAA